A genomic stretch from Sphingorhabdus pulchriflava includes:
- the pal gene encoding peptidoglycan-associated lipoprotein Pal: protein MTNKARTFALLLIASTALAACGKKEVKDLPPVADNTTYGNTGDTVTPTGDAIVPGSQEDFLQSVGEMGDRIFFDTDRFNVDTADQAVLQTQAQWLARYPNARVTLEGHADERGTRDYNLALGERRANAAKNYLASLGVDASRIQTVSYGKERPQALGSNEESWAQNRRAVTVVVR from the coding sequence ATGACGAATAAGGCACGTACTTTCGCACTATTGCTGATCGCCAGCACCGCGCTCGCCGCATGCGGCAAGAAAGAGGTCAAGGACCTGCCACCGGTCGCCGACAACACCACCTATGGCAACACCGGCGACACGGTGACGCCGACGGGCGATGCCATTGTACCGGGCAGTCAGGAAGATTTCCTGCAATCGGTTGGCGAGATGGGCGACCGCATCTTCTTTGATACCGACCGCTTCAATGTCGACACCGCCGATCAGGCCGTGTTGCAGACGCAGGCGCAATGGCTCGCGCGCTATCCCAATGCGCGCGTAACATTGGAAGGTCATGCCGATGAACGCGGCACACGCGATTACAACCTTGCGCTGGGTGAACGCCGCGCCAACGCAGCGAAAAACTACCTGGCTTCGCTCGGCGTCGATGCTTCGCGCATCCAGACGGTCAGCTACGGCAAGGAACGCCCGCAGGCACTCGGCTCCAACGAGGAATCATGGGCGCAAAACCGCCGGGCGGTGACGGTAGTTGTCAGGTAA
- a CDS encoding DUF6491 family protein, producing MLRKGMVFAVTATIALAGCAYGDADSAPAPIRDKEAKILAKELKGKVAGEPRSCINSRGVDAIRISDDILLYRESGRLVYQNKLRGPCPGLTRGDDIMVTESFSGQLCSGDLIRLVDRTSGIQGPVCSLGNFVPYKKAK from the coding sequence ATGCTGCGCAAAGGGATGGTTTTTGCAGTTACTGCGACAATCGCATTGGCTGGGTGCGCTTATGGCGATGCCGACAGTGCACCTGCGCCCATCCGTGACAAGGAAGCCAAAATCCTGGCCAAGGAACTGAAAGGCAAGGTTGCAGGCGAACCGCGCAGTTGCATTAACAGCCGTGGTGTCGATGCGATCCGAATCAGCGACGATATACTGCTATACCGTGAGTCCGGCCGGCTCGTGTATCAGAACAAATTGCGCGGCCCCTGCCCCGGCCTGACACGCGGCGATGACATCATGGTCACCGAAAGCTTTAGCGGGCAGCTGTGCAGCGGAGACCTCATCCGGCTTGTCGACCGGACAAGCGGCATTCAGGGCCCTGTGTGCAGCCTTGGGAATTTTGTGCCTTACAAAAAGGCGAAGTAA
- a CDS encoding CaiB/BaiF CoA transferase family protein, which translates to MNDYSLEESKVGGWPKLEWDGERTGPLQGVKVLDMSSVVLGPFATLQLADLGAEVIKVENAQGGGDIMRKAGDNPTGDLGPIYASLNRNKKSIALDAANPEDRAAILELAKEADVFFHNVRMAGMERLGLGYDDVKAANPDIVYVHCAGFGADGPYAKRQAYDDLIQAASGFAALFEMRDGGRPQYAPTLVADKVSGMFAANAVLAALLGRANGLGGQFVQVPMFECFTWFHMVENLWGNTYPPGNGKFAYTRSINPRRRPYPTKDGYIAIVPYADHQWERFFELAGRPGVFQDPRFSTYKARLENTTELYATIEESSATKTTDEWVELLDANNIPAMKYNRMADVFDDPHLQAVDFFEVREAKAGYSYRSIRHPVHYASTPASVYADPPSLDADRNEILGSSD; encoded by the coding sequence ATGAACGACTATTCATTGGAGGAGAGCAAAGTGGGCGGTTGGCCAAAGCTGGAATGGGATGGGGAGCGGACAGGGCCGCTGCAGGGCGTCAAGGTGCTCGACATGTCGTCCGTGGTACTTGGACCCTTCGCCACGTTGCAACTCGCTGACCTGGGTGCGGAGGTCATAAAGGTCGAAAATGCGCAAGGCGGCGGTGACATCATGCGCAAAGCGGGAGATAATCCGACAGGTGATCTAGGCCCCATTTATGCCAGCCTTAACCGCAACAAGAAATCGATCGCGCTTGATGCCGCAAACCCGGAAGACAGGGCGGCTATCCTCGAACTGGCCAAAGAGGCGGACGTCTTCTTCCATAATGTCCGCATGGCAGGAATGGAACGGCTGGGCCTGGGCTATGACGATGTGAAGGCAGCCAACCCGGACATCGTCTATGTCCACTGCGCCGGTTTTGGTGCCGACGGGCCTTATGCCAAGCGACAGGCCTATGACGACCTGATCCAGGCAGCTTCCGGCTTTGCCGCGCTGTTCGAAATGCGCGATGGCGGCCGGCCGCAATATGCGCCGACATTGGTAGCCGACAAGGTCAGCGGCATGTTTGCCGCCAATGCTGTGCTGGCGGCGCTGCTGGGCCGTGCCAATGGGCTGGGCGGGCAGTTTGTGCAGGTGCCGATGTTCGAATGCTTCACCTGGTTCCATATGGTCGAAAATCTGTGGGGCAACACCTATCCGCCAGGGAACGGCAAATTCGCCTATACCCGTTCGATCAATCCCCGCAGACGGCCTTATCCGACGAAGGATGGCTATATCGCGATCGTGCCCTATGCAGACCATCAGTGGGAGCGTTTTTTCGAACTGGCAGGCAGACCCGGCGTGTTTCAGGATCCGCGTTTTTCGACGTATAAGGCACGGCTGGAAAATACCACCGAGCTCTACGCCACGATCGAGGAATCGAGCGCGACCAAGACGACCGATGAATGGGTTGAACTGCTCGATGCCAACAATATTCCGGCGATGAAATATAACCGTATGGCCGACGTTTTCGACGATCCGCATTTGCAGGCGGTCGACTTTTTCGAAGTGCGTGAGGCGAAGGCGGGATACAGCTATCGCTCGATACGGCACCCGGTGCATTATGCCTCAACGCCTGCGTCGGTTTATGCAGATCCACCCAGCCTGGATGCAGACCGGAACGAGATTTTGGGCAGTTCGGATTAA
- a CDS encoding SulP family inorganic anion transporter — translation MRQPKILTTIRDYSWALFRQDALAGLTVALVALPLSIAIAIASGATPAQGLVTAIIGGFVISLTSGSRVQIGGPTGAFIVVVYSVIADHGYDGLVLATLMAGAILLVAGFFRAGRLIALVPEPVINGFTVGIAIIIATSQLKDFLGLKIANLPAEFLPKIVALAGEVPNSSLYAVGVALLALVLMVVLRRWAPRSPSLVIGVAAGSVLAAMAALPVDTIASRFGELPASLPVPTLPPISAAKLLELLPSALIIAFLAGVESLLSAIVADRMIEGHHRPNAEIMAQGYGNIASALFGGMPVTGAIARTATNVRAGGKTPVAGLVHALLILAIMLLAARWAGMLALPALAAVLMLTAWNMSEPDKWREHLHLPLAEKVLFFMTLILTVVTDLTIAIGVGVAAGLALRLLDKIRDDSGWTPRDR, via the coding sequence ATGCGCCAACCCAAGATCCTCACAACGATCCGCGACTATAGCTGGGCACTGTTCCGGCAGGATGCGCTGGCCGGGTTGACGGTCGCGCTGGTCGCGCTGCCGCTGAGTATCGCGATTGCCATCGCCTCGGGCGCTACGCCTGCGCAGGGGTTGGTCACGGCAATTATCGGTGGCTTTGTAATTTCGCTGACCAGTGGCAGCCGGGTGCAGATTGGCGGGCCGACCGGGGCGTTCATTGTCGTCGTCTATTCGGTGATTGCCGATCATGGCTATGACGGGCTGGTGCTGGCGACGCTGATGGCGGGGGCGATCTTGCTGGTTGCAGGCTTTTTCAGAGCCGGGCGGCTCATCGCGCTCGTACCGGAGCCGGTTATCAACGGCTTCACTGTCGGCATCGCAATCATCATTGCGACCAGCCAATTGAAAGACTTTCTGGGACTGAAGATTGCAAACCTGCCGGCTGAATTTCTGCCGAAAATAGTGGCTCTCGCAGGGGAAGTGCCCAATAGCAGTCTCTATGCGGTGGGTGTCGCCCTGCTGGCGCTGGTGCTGATGGTCGTACTCCGCCGCTGGGCACCGCGCTCGCCAAGTCTGGTGATCGGGGTTGCTGCAGGCTCGGTGCTCGCTGCGATGGCCGCCTTACCAGTCGATACGATTGCTTCAAGATTTGGTGAACTACCCGCAAGCCTGCCCGTGCCGACGCTGCCCCCAATCAGTGCCGCCAAACTGCTCGAACTGCTGCCCTCTGCACTGATTATCGCTTTCCTCGCAGGCGTGGAATCGCTTCTGTCCGCCATCGTCGCCGACCGGATGATCGAGGGTCATCATCGCCCCAATGCCGAAATCATGGCGCAAGGCTATGGCAATATCGCCTCCGCGCTGTTCGGTGGAATGCCGGTGACCGGGGCCATCGCGCGCACCGCGACCAATGTCCGCGCGGGCGGCAAGACGCCGGTTGCGGGACTGGTGCATGCCCTGCTTATTCTAGCTATCATGCTGCTGGCCGCGCGCTGGGCCGGGATGCTTGCGCTTCCCGCGCTCGCCGCCGTGCTGATGCTGACCGCCTGGAATATGAGCGAGCCTGACAAATGGCGCGAGCATCTGCATCTACCCCTAGCGGAAAAAGTGCTGTTCTTCATGACCCTGATCCTCACCGTGGTCACTGACCTGACGATCGCGATAGGCGTGGGTGTAGCGGCTGGGCTCGCGCTCCGCCTGCTTGACAAAATCAGGGACGACAGCGGCTGGACGCCACGCGACCGTTAA
- a CDS encoding DUF885 domain-containing protein, giving the protein MRKALIFAVLLAGVALPAQADSGSEVKALVDEYWAMSLKESPIYASSLGVDDYATEVGDYSLEGRDRFAQASAAILKKLEAVEASQLKPADKIEYGVLKRTLEDTIEANRYGQRTINFSTYSGWHQSFAGMADNLPFRNKTDYESYNARLKQYGTVNDQSLAVANEALKGKYVLPCVVLNGYEKGIAGLIVADADIRKSRYMNPYHRRRPESMSEAEFNSLAAEAGATIATIIHPALQKHLDWFAKSYKPNCAKAPGVSAQPGGKDYYNFRIRQETTTNLNAEQIHELGLKEVSRIRAEMVEVATKAGYESREAFIQHLRTDPRYYAKSPEELMEKVARVNKTIDGKMPGLFHRLPRLPYGIKEIPAEIAEGTTTAYYNPGSPAIGVAGFYYVNTSKLDQRPFWEIPSLSVHEAVPGHHHQIAIQQELELSDFRKNGVFFTAFTEGWGLYSERLGIEMGLYDTPAKDMGRLSYEMWRACRLVVDTGIHAKGWSKEQAIAFMTDNSALSAANIEAEVNRYISWPGQALAYKLGELKIRELRERATKELGSKFDLAAFHDTVLGQGSVPLNVLEDMANDWIAAEKSK; this is encoded by the coding sequence ATGCGTAAAGCCTTGATATTTGCGGTATTGCTCGCCGGTGTGGCACTACCCGCGCAAGCGGACAGCGGCTCCGAAGTAAAGGCGCTGGTTGATGAATATTGGGCGATGTCGCTCAAGGAATCGCCGATTTACGCCAGCTCTTTGGGCGTTGACGATTATGCGACCGAAGTGGGGGACTACAGCCTGGAGGGGCGGGATCGCTTTGCGCAGGCCAGCGCCGCAATCCTCAAAAAACTGGAAGCCGTGGAAGCTAGCCAGCTGAAACCTGCCGACAAGATCGAATATGGCGTTTTGAAACGCACACTCGAAGACACTATCGAAGCCAATCGCTATGGCCAGCGCACGATCAACTTTTCCACCTATTCGGGCTGGCATCAGAGCTTTGCCGGAATGGCTGACAATCTGCCCTTTCGCAACAAGACGGACTATGAAAGCTACAATGCCCGGCTGAAGCAATATGGCACGGTCAACGACCAGTCGCTGGCTGTCGCGAACGAAGCATTGAAGGGCAAATATGTTCTCCCCTGTGTGGTCTTGAACGGGTATGAAAAAGGCATAGCAGGCCTGATCGTAGCCGACGCCGATATCCGTAAATCGCGCTACATGAACCCGTACCACCGCCGTCGGCCCGAAAGCATGAGCGAGGCCGAATTCAACAGTCTTGCCGCCGAAGCAGGCGCGACCATCGCGACGATCATCCACCCCGCATTGCAAAAACATCTCGACTGGTTTGCCAAGAGCTACAAACCCAATTGCGCCAAGGCACCGGGCGTCTCGGCGCAGCCGGGCGGCAAGGATTATTATAATTTCCGCATCCGGCAGGAAACGACCACCAACCTGAATGCCGAGCAGATCCACGAACTGGGCCTGAAAGAGGTCTCCCGCATCCGCGCCGAGATGGTCGAAGTGGCCACAAAAGCGGGTTATGAAAGCCGCGAGGCCTTTATCCAGCACCTGCGCACTGATCCGCGCTACTATGCGAAGTCACCCGAAGAGTTGATGGAAAAGGTCGCACGGGTGAACAAGACCATTGATGGCAAGATGCCCGGGCTGTTCCACCGCCTGCCGCGCCTGCCTTATGGCATCAAGGAAATCCCGGCTGAAATCGCAGAAGGGACAACAACCGCTTACTATAATCCCGGTTCGCCCGCGATTGGGGTCGCCGGATTTTACTATGTCAACACCTCCAAACTTGACCAGCGCCCCTTTTGGGAAATCCCGTCGCTGTCGGTGCATGAGGCGGTACCCGGCCACCATCACCAGATTGCCATTCAACAGGAACTGGAGCTTTCGGACTTCCGGAAAAATGGTGTGTTTTTCACCGCCTTCACCGAAGGCTGGGGGCTCTATTCGGAGCGGCTGGGCATCGAGATGGGGCTGTATGACACGCCCGCCAAGGATATGGGCCGCCTGTCCTACGAAATGTGGCGCGCCTGCCGTCTGGTCGTCGACACCGGCATCCACGCCAAGGGCTGGAGCAAGGAGCAGGCCATCGCCTTCATGACCGACAATAGCGCACTGTCAGCCGCCAATATCGAGGCCGAGGTCAATCGGTACATCAGTTGGCCGGGACAGGCGCTCGCCTACAAGCTCGGCGAACTCAAAATCCGCGAACTGCGCGAACGGGCGACCAAGGAACTTGGAAGCAAGTTCGATCTGGCAGCGTTTCACGATACCGTACTCGGCCAGGGTTCGGTGCCGCTGAATGTGCTGGAGGATATGGCGAATGACTGGATCGCGGCGGAGAAAAGCAAATGA
- a CDS encoding DUF2306 domain-containing protein, giving the protein MASFLNDYFGKRGTRYDQPVAPNRSERILGALVVVLLAAALAAVIKGRAQWGQIPWQVWVHLLTIGIALVITPAMMWLKRGDRVHRILGRIWAISMFVTAILSFDIRLINQGGLSYIHILSVITLVGVPVLVISARRRDLQRHRGQARGFVIGALLVAGFFTFPFNRLLGGWLFG; this is encoded by the coding sequence TTGGCCAGTTTCTTGAATGACTATTTTGGCAAACGCGGAACGCGTTACGACCAACCTGTAGCACCCAATCGTTCGGAACGCATTTTGGGGGCTTTAGTGGTTGTGCTGTTGGCTGCTGCGCTGGCTGCTGTGATCAAGGGCAGGGCACAATGGGGTCAAATCCCCTGGCAGGTCTGGGTGCATCTGCTGACCATCGGAATTGCCTTGGTGATTACGCCCGCTATGATGTGGCTCAAACGAGGTGATCGCGTGCACCGCATACTCGGCCGGATCTGGGCGATCTCGATGTTTGTTACCGCTATTCTCAGCTTCGACATCAGGCTGATCAATCAAGGCGGCCTCAGCTATATCCACATATTGTCGGTGATTACGCTGGTCGGCGTACCGGTTCTGGTTATTTCCGCCCGTCGCCGAGATCTGCAACGACACCGAGGACAAGCTCGCGGTTTTGTAATCGGCGCACTGTTGGTGGCTGGCTTTTTCACCTTTCCGTTCAACCGTCTGCTCGGCGGCTGGTTGTTCGGTTGA
- a CDS encoding alkaline phosphatase D family protein, with protein MKILSSARIMKLRIRPNIIAAPVFLALAGCATTASQDSSQAKSPITAQEALRPYYAGLAVKLPVAAPNPALSSDTVLTRIAFGSCQNENRSMAYWDVIAAQKPQAFLLIGDNVYGDTGAQWSADMPTLTASYRKLSARQEWDRFRRSVPMLTTWDDHDFGANDAGGSFAFKEYAEKAYEAYWGASDEVKSRPGVYESRIVGPEGKRVQFILLDTRFFRSDLVRMPYRDPGPTLGWYLPNEDKTATLLGAVQWQWLADELSKPTDVRIIVSSTQVITSAHNFEGWTNFPREREKLYRLLSEKGVNNALILSGDRHSAGFYKSDVKGLSKPLWDFTSSSLNMSFGKGDSRDREPDPARTGGFWSIPNFGQIDIDWDAKTVKLSLRKDDGGVIEEQVINPFG; from the coding sequence ATGAAAATCCTGTCTTCAGCGCGCATCATGAAATTGCGAATTCGACCAAACATCATTGCAGCACCTGTCTTTTTGGCTTTGGCTGGTTGCGCGACAACTGCGTCGCAAGATAGCAGCCAAGCTAAATCACCGATTACAGCACAAGAAGCGCTGCGGCCTTATTATGCCGGGCTCGCCGTCAAGCTCCCCGTCGCAGCCCCCAATCCTGCGCTGAGCAGCGACACCGTGCTCACGCGTATCGCTTTCGGTTCGTGCCAGAACGAGAACCGCTCGATGGCCTATTGGGATGTTATCGCCGCGCAAAAGCCGCAGGCCTTCCTGTTGATCGGCGACAATGTCTATGGCGACACGGGCGCACAATGGAGCGCCGATATGCCGACGCTGACCGCCAGCTATCGCAAGCTCTCCGCCCGGCAGGAATGGGATCGTTTCCGCCGCTCGGTGCCGATGCTGACGACGTGGGACGACCATGATTTCGGTGCCAATGACGCTGGCGGCAGCTTCGCGTTCAAGGAATATGCTGAGAAAGCTTATGAAGCATATTGGGGGGCGTCCGATGAAGTGAAATCGCGCCCTGGCGTCTATGAAAGCCGAATCGTCGGGCCAGAAGGAAAGCGGGTGCAGTTCATTCTGCTCGATACCCGCTTTTTCCGGTCGGACCTTGTTCGCATGCCCTATCGCGATCCAGGCCCGACGCTGGGATGGTATCTGCCCAACGAGGACAAGACAGCAACTCTGCTGGGTGCGGTGCAATGGCAATGGCTGGCGGACGAGCTTTCCAAGCCTACCGATGTACGGATCATCGTGTCTTCGACGCAGGTGATCACCAGCGCGCACAATTTCGAAGGCTGGACCAACTTCCCGCGCGAACGCGAAAAGCTGTACCGCCTGCTATCCGAAAAGGGCGTGAACAACGCGCTGATCCTTTCGGGTGACCGCCATTCCGCCGGTTTCTACAAAAGCGACGTGAAAGGTTTGTCCAAGCCGCTTTGGGATTTTACCTCTTCATCTTTGAACATGTCGTTCGGCAAGGGCGACAGCCGGGATCGGGAGCCCGATCCGGCGCGCACGGGCGGCTTCTGGTCTATACCCAATTTCGGGCAGATCGACATCGATTGGGATGCGAAGACCGTCAAACTGTCGCTGCGCAAGGACGATGGTGGCGTGATTGAGGAACAGGTGATCAACCCCTTCGGTTGA
- a CDS encoding PH domain-containing protein, with translation MNDAHPETGDQAAEGQRLHPLGLIAGLIAGLPQLIFPMFAAVFGTGSRNRPELIPFVIFAVLLISLFFRWLAWLRTHYHIGEDDIRIERGILSRSARSIPYDRIQDVSVEQKPLARLLGIGEVKFETGGGEGEDAKLSYVSLEEAERLRETVRARKAGLVTNEATELEDEVANTPPVFAMDTKRLIILGFYSFSLVIFAVLGGVAQQFDFLLPFDWWDFKDWIGIAEKNGVDITHIDRSVQIGGAILALVSLTAIGFATGIVRTFLKEYGFRLDRTAKGLRRRRGLLTLTDVVMPVARVQAAVVETGPIRKLSGWHALKFVSLAQESKDESHHMVAPLAKLDEIWPIAAEAEIGAPAADAQMQRGRFSWWVAGIMLVLPFVFAAMASVVLLADASPTKSLLLLLIPVMMLIVGAFEWRMYRHGDDGVQLYVRRGWWRQQLTVMPQVRVQSVEIAQSPFTRLAGLVTLRFGVAGGKLEMIALPRDTAEAIRDRVLAVAAPVDFSEINRRG, from the coding sequence TTGAACGACGCGCATCCCGAAACCGGAGACCAAGCCGCCGAAGGCCAGCGGCTGCATCCGCTTGGCCTCATCGCCGGGCTGATCGCCGGGCTTCCGCAATTGATTTTTCCGATGTTTGCGGCGGTGTTCGGTACTGGCAGCCGCAACCGACCCGAGCTGATCCCGTTCGTGATTTTCGCGGTTTTGCTGATAAGCCTGTTCTTCCGCTGGCTCGCCTGGCTGCGCACGCATTATCACATCGGCGAAGACGATATCCGCATCGAACGCGGGATATTGAGCCGGTCGGCGCGATCCATTCCCTATGACCGCATCCAGGATGTCAGCGTCGAACAAAAGCCGCTGGCCCGCCTACTAGGCATCGGGGAGGTCAAGTTCGAAACCGGCGGCGGCGAGGGCGAGGACGCCAAGCTGAGCTATGTCTCACTCGAAGAAGCCGAGCGGCTGCGCGAGACGGTGCGCGCGCGCAAGGCAGGGCTGGTCACAAATGAAGCGACTGAATTGGAAGATGAGGTGGCCAATACTCCGCCGGTCTTTGCGATGGACACCAAGCGCCTCATCATCCTCGGCTTCTATTCCTTCAGCCTCGTTATTTTCGCGGTGCTGGGCGGCGTCGCACAACAGTTCGACTTCCTGCTGCCGTTCGACTGGTGGGATTTCAAAGACTGGATCGGGATCGCCGAAAAGAACGGCGTCGATATAACCCATATCGACCGCAGCGTGCAGATCGGTGGTGCGATCCTTGCTCTGGTTTCATTGACCGCGATCGGCTTTGCCACCGGTATAGTGCGTACATTCCTGAAGGAGTATGGCTTTCGCCTAGACCGCACCGCCAAAGGCCTTCGCCGTCGGCGAGGTTTGCTGACGCTAACCGATGTGGTGATGCCGGTCGCGCGGGTGCAGGCAGCGGTGGTGGAGACGGGTCCGATCCGCAAGCTTAGCGGCTGGCACGCGCTCAAATTCGTCAGCTTGGCGCAGGAGAGTAAGGACGAGAGCCACCATATGGTCGCACCCCTCGCAAAGCTCGACGAAATTTGGCCGATAGCGGCAGAGGCAGAAATCGGCGCCCCCGCCGCCGATGCACAAATGCAGCGCGGTCGTTTCAGCTGGTGGGTGGCGGGCATTATGCTCGTGCTGCCATTTGTCTTCGCGGCAATGGCATCAGTTGTCCTTCTGGCCGATGCATCGCCGACCAAGTCACTGCTTTTGCTGCTCATTCCTGTGATGATGCTAATCGTCGGCGCGTTCGAATGGCGGATGTACCGGCACGGAGACGATGGCGTGCAGCTTTATGTGCGGCGCGGATGGTGGCGGCAGCAGTTGACAGTTATGCCTCAAGTCCGTGTACAGAGCGTCGAAATCGCGCAAAGCCCGTTCACGCGATTAGCCGGGCTGGTAACGCTGCGCTTCGGTGTTGCGGGCGGCAAACTCGAAATGATCGCGCTACCCCGTGACACCGCCGAAGCCATCCGCGACCGCGTGCTCGCGGTTGCCGCCCCGGTCGATTTTTCGGAGATCAACCGAAGGGGTTGA
- a CDS encoding PH domain-containing protein encodes MEDTDQLKPLDPAYVTVMRIGAAIFAAVPLIGALVLETAQLTATGLFIIPVVLLAAWFVLVVPGRRFARWHYALGADRLRIVRGYLFYSDTVVPLGRIQHIDVHQGPIMRRYGLATLTVHTAGNHNSSVSLPGLRHEDAVAMRETIREYIKAAQG; translated from the coding sequence ATGGAAGATACCGACCAGTTAAAACCCCTCGATCCCGCTTATGTGACGGTGATGCGTATCGGGGCAGCGATTTTTGCGGCAGTTCCGTTGATCGGCGCGCTGGTTCTCGAGACGGCACAGCTGACAGCGACCGGCTTGTTCATCATCCCGGTGGTACTGCTCGCCGCATGGTTCGTTCTGGTAGTTCCCGGAAGGCGCTTCGCCCGCTGGCATTATGCTCTGGGGGCAGACCGGTTGCGAATTGTGCGCGGCTATCTCTTCTATAGCGATACCGTTGTTCCGCTGGGGCGCATCCAGCATATCGATGTCCATCAGGGGCCTATCATGCGGCGCTATGGTCTCGCCACCCTGACAGTCCATACTGCCGGCAACCACAATTCCAGCGTCAGCCTGCCCGGCCTGCGGCATGAAGATGCAGTCGCAATGCGCGAGACGATCCGCGAATATATCAAGGCGGCGCAGGGTTGA
- a CDS encoding NAD(P)H-dependent flavin oxidoreductase, protein MSKLAHLMKRGAEFLGCDVAIMCGAMSWVSERNLVSAISNAGGFGVIACGAMTPELLDAEIAATKALTSKPFGVNLITMHPQIMELIAVCTKHQVSHIVLAGGLPPKGSIEAIKESGAKVLCFAPALTLAKKFARSGVDALIIEGSEAGGHIGPVSTSVLAQEILPELGEQLPIFVAGGIGRGGLVASYLEMGAAGVQLGTRFVCAHESIAHPNFKQAFLRANARDAVASVQIDPRLPVIPVRALKNKGTEEFTKKQIEVAGKLDRGEIDMEAAQLEIETYWAGALRRAVIDGDVEYGSVMAGQSVGMVHVERPVVDIIAKLVREAEEALAR, encoded by the coding sequence ATGTCCAAACTCGCTCACCTCATGAAACGCGGCGCCGAATTTCTGGGCTGCGACGTCGCCATAATGTGCGGCGCTATGTCGTGGGTGTCCGAGCGCAATCTGGTTTCTGCTATCTCGAATGCGGGCGGCTTTGGGGTGATTGCATGCGGCGCGATGACGCCCGAATTGCTTGATGCAGAGATTGCCGCGACCAAGGCGCTGACCAGCAAACCCTTTGGCGTAAACCTGATCACCATGCACCCGCAGATCATGGAACTTATCGCAGTGTGCACCAAACATCAGGTCAGCCATATCGTGCTCGCAGGCGGGTTGCCGCCAAAAGGTAGCATCGAGGCGATCAAGGAATCAGGCGCTAAGGTGCTTTGCTTTGCCCCAGCGCTGACGCTTGCAAAGAAATTTGCCCGTTCGGGTGTCGATGCATTGATTATCGAAGGCAGCGAGGCTGGCGGGCATATCGGCCCGGTTTCGACCAGCGTATTGGCACAGGAAATCCTGCCCGAACTGGGTGAGCAGTTGCCCATCTTCGTCGCAGGCGGGATAGGGCGCGGCGGGTTGGTGGCCAGTTACCTTGAAATGGGCGCGGCAGGTGTGCAGCTCGGCACGCGTTTCGTCTGTGCGCATGAAAGCATCGCCCATCCCAATTTCAAACAGGCTTTCCTGCGCGCCAATGCCCGCGACGCGGTGGCCAGCGTACAGATCGACCCGCGTCTACCGGTGATCCCCGTCCGCGCCCTGAAGAACAAGGGCACCGAGGAGTTCACCAAGAAGCAAATCGAGGTCGCCGGCAAACTGGACCGAGGCGAGATCGATATGGAAGCGGCCCAGCTCGAGATCGAAACCTATTGGGCAGGTGCGCTGCGCCGTGCGGTGATCGACGGCGATGTCGAATATGGATCGGTGATGGCCGGTCAATCGGTCGGCATGGTGCATGTCGAACGCCCGGTAGTCGACATCATCGCCAAGCTGGTGCGCGAGGCGGAAGAGGCACTGGCGCGCTAG
- a CDS encoding GxxExxY protein, with protein MKPIDEISSDVIGVAMAIHREIGPGLLESVYQAILAKKLTRLGYAVETEKPLGFSFEDLEFPAAFKVDLLVDQSLVVELKSVERMQPVHSKQLLTYLRLMNLPVGLLINFGCETLKEGIKRVVNNHDR; from the coding sequence ATGAAACCGATCGATGAAATTAGCAGCGATGTTATCGGTGTAGCCATGGCCATCCATCGTGAAATTGGGCCGGGTTTGCTTGAATCGGTCTACCAAGCCATATTGGCGAAAAAGCTGACGCGCCTTGGTTACGCCGTTGAAACTGAAAAGCCCTTGGGCTTTTCCTTTGAAGACCTTGAATTTCCGGCAGCATTTAAAGTGGACTTGCTGGTCGACCAGAGTTTGGTCGTCGAATTGAAATCAGTTGAGCGGATGCAACCCGTTCATTCGAAGCAGTTACTGACTTATTTGCGCCTCATGAACCTACCAGTCGGGCTACTGATAAATTTCGGGTGCGAGACCCTGAAAGAAGGCATAAAGCGCGTAGTGAACAATCACGACAGATAA